A DNA window from Opisthocomus hoazin isolate bOpiHoa1 chromosome 31, bOpiHoa1.hap1, whole genome shotgun sequence contains the following coding sequences:
- the LOC142365101 gene encoding olfactory receptor 14J1-like, whose product MSNSSSITHFLLLAFADTQELQLLTFWLFLGIYLAALLGNLLIITAIDCDHRLHNPMYFFLLNLSFLDLGSISTTLPKSMANSLWDTRAISYTGCAVQVFFFLFLFSAEYAILTIMAYDRYVTICKPLHYWTLLGSRACVHMAAAAWGTGFLTALLHTTNTFSLRVCHGNAVDQFFCEIPHILKLSCSDSCLREVWLLVVTVCLAFGCFVFIVLSYVQIFRAMLRISSEQGRHKAFSTCLPHLAMASLFVSTAVFASLKPPSLSSTSLDLVVSFLYSVLPPAVNPLIYSMRNKELKDALWKLASWTLFP is encoded by the coding sequence atgtccaacagcagctccatcacccacttcctcctcctggcatttgcagacacacaagagctgcagctcttgaccttctggctcttcctgggcatctacctggctgccctcctgggcaatctactcatcatcactgccatagactgtgaccaccgcctccacaaccccatgtacttcttcctcctcaacctctccttcctcgacctgggctccatctccaccactctccccaaatccatggccaattccctctgggacaccagggcGATCTCCTACACGGGATGTgctgtgcaggtttttttctttcttttcttgttctcagCAGAGTATGCCATCCtaaccatcatggcctatgaccgctatgttaccatctgcaaacccctgcactattggaccctcctgggcagcagagcttgtgtccacatggcagcagctgcctggggcactgggtttCTCACTGCTCTTCTGCACACTACCAATACTTTTTCACTACGTGTCTGCcatggcaatgctgtggaccagttcttctgtgaaatcccccacatcctcaagctctcctgctcagactcctgCCTCAGAGAAGTTTGGCTTCTTGTGGTTACTGTCTGtttagcttttggctgttttgttttcattgtgctgtcctatgtgcagatctttaGGGCTATGCTGAGGatctcctctgagcagggacggcacaaagccttttccacgtgcctccctcacctggccatggCCTCCCTGTTTGTCAGCACTGCAGTATTTGCCTCCTTGAAGCCACCTTCTCTCTCCTCCACATCCCTGGATCTGGTAGTGTCGTTTCTGTACTCAgtgctgcctccagcagtgaaccccctcatctacagcatgaggaacaaggagctcaaGGATGCTCTATGGAAACTGGCCAGCTGGACTCTGTTTCCGTGA